In one window of Reinekea forsetii DNA:
- a CDS encoding DegT/DnrJ/EryC1/StrS family aminotransferase — protein sequence MDPERVNLFLTVVKIKVFFIRLSWSTGKVGTYPIIRKILTIIHYGRQGTCDADIEAVIDVLKSNFLTQGPKVPEFEKASTSITGARHALAMNSATSALHAACLALGLGKGDILWTTPVTFVASANYSTYILLVYPSDRIKGIRKAGDLCGFSRFKVPVNRVSATGRLED from the coding sequence TTGGACCCTGAACGTGTCAACCTTTTTTTGACAGTTGTCAAAATTAAAGTATTTTTCATTAGATTATCTTGGTCCACTGGCAAAGTAGGGACATACCCCATTATTAGGAAAATTTTAACCATAATTCATTATGGTCGACAAGGTACTTGTGATGCTGATATCGAAGCTGTTATAGATGTCTTGAAATCTAATTTCCTTACTCAGGGGCCTAAGGTGCCTGAGTTCGAAAAAGCCTCAACTTCAATCACCGGCGCTAGACACGCGCTTGCCATGAATAGTGCAACATCAGCGCTTCATGCAGCTTGTCTTGCGTTGGGTTTAGGCAAAGGTGACATACTGTGGACTACGCCAGTCACGTTTGTAGCATCCGCTAATTATTCTACATATATACTCCTTGTCTATCCAAGTGATCGAATCAAAGGCATTAGGAAAGCTGGCGATTTATGTGGTTTTTCACGGTTCAAAGTGCCAGTTAATAGAGTTTCAGCTACAGGTCGTCTAGAGGATTGA
- a CDS encoding PIG-L deacetylase family protein: MSRTVLVVAAHSDDEALGCGGTMAKHVAHGDDVHVLFMTDGVGSRTIVNSEVSSRLNSAQKALDIIGVKSMNNLDFPDNKMDTVALLNVTQAIEKRIHELHPEIIYTHHMGDLNIDHQITHKAVMIACRPQPDFCVKEIYAFEVLSSTEWQTPGLMPFIPNVFVDITNYMQIKMKVLDAYKLEMHDAPHSRSIENVSQLNKFRGNSVGVYSAESFISIRELK; encoded by the coding sequence GTGAGTCGGACCGTACTGGTGGTCGCAGCTCATTCAGATGATGAGGCTCTGGGTTGTGGCGGTACAATGGCAAAACATGTTGCGCATGGCGATGATGTTCATGTCTTGTTTATGACAGATGGTGTTGGCTCCCGAACAATAGTAAATAGTGAGGTTTCTTCACGACTAAACTCGGCACAAAAAGCCTTAGATATTATCGGCGTAAAATCTATGAATAATTTAGATTTTCCTGATAATAAGATGGATACGGTGGCCTTATTAAACGTTACACAAGCAATAGAAAAAAGAATTCATGAACTCCATCCAGAGATTATCTATACACATCATATGGGCGATTTAAACATTGATCATCAAATTACACATAAAGCAGTAATGATAGCTTGTAGGCCGCAGCCAGACTTCTGTGTGAAAGAAATTTATGCTTTTGAAGTCTTATCAAGTACTGAGTGGCAAACACCAGGTCTGATGCCTTTTATTCCAAATGTGTTTGTAGATATAACCAATTATATGCAAATCAAAATGAAAGTCCTTGATGCGTACAAACTAGAAATGCATGATGCCCCCCATAGTCGTTCCATAGAGAATGTATCACAACTAAATAAATTTCGAGGCAATTCTGTTGGGGTTTATAGTGCAGAAAGTTTTATTTCTATTAGAGAATTAAAATGA